CATTAGGGATGAAGACTAAAGCATGTTAAGCTCATATGGGAGGTGTGATGGCACTTTTGGGGGTACCCCGTGTAAATGGGCGAAGGCTGAGTTCTGAGGGCTTCCTCCTGTAGGTCCATGGACCTGCCGGTCCTGGTGGGGGACCTGAAGCTGGTGATCAACGACCCGCCCCGCCTGCCGCTGTTCGACGCCATCCGCCCCCTCATCCCCCTCAAGCACCAGGTGGAGTACGACCAGCTCACGCCCAAGCGATCCCGGTGAGGAGGTGGGGtcggggacggggcggggcggagcggggtGGGACAAGgcaggggggtggtgtgggatTGGGTGGGGCGACGGGATTTGGCCTGCCAACAGGCAAGAAATGGAGTGTGCAAAAAGTTTCATGTCTACCACACCTGATTCacatgattatttaaaataattaaacgcTTTTGATGCTGGTAAAATCAGATTTATAGAACCCTCAGCTTGTAATTTGTAAGCACTTTCGTGGAGCATTATGGGAATTTATTCCCAGTTCACGaacagaatttaaatgaatttcagACTGAACTGAAGTGGAATTGACTGCTTAACCCTCataaaaatatccagctctatTGATGGATAGTCTGTAGAAATGTGAGGTGTGAAAAACACTCTGGATAACGTGGCTAAAGtaagtgaatgaatgaacagatggatgaatgagtgaatgactaacgttttaccccccccccccccattgggaCCGCAGGAAGCTGAAGGAGGTGCGTCTGGACCGGACCCACCCAGAGGGGCTGGGCCTGAGCgtgaggggggggctggagtTCGGCTGCGGCCTCTTCATCTCCCAGATCGTGAAGGACGGGCAGGCGGCGAACGTGggcctgcaggtgagctggggtgcgggtgggggtgagggtgggggcgggggcggggccagggggctggggctggggctggggcgggcCCCCCTGGGAGTGAAGAGGTTACTGTGGGTGGAGACTCACAGAAACCTTGTGTGGTAACCTGGGGTGGGGGCCACCCCCCAGCGTGAATGGGTCACATTGGTTAAAGAGCAACAGAAACATTGGGGAGTCACCTGGAGAGGGGGgtcaccccccagcccccaggtGAATGGGTCACGGTGGGCAGAGACTCACAgaaatattgggggggggggggggggcacttggTGGGGTCAAGAATTGGTTCAGAATTGAAGCAAAGTTTCAAGAGCATTTTTCACatgtttctttctgtctttttcttttaacttttcactgcacacacatataatgtTTCTCACTGATGAATTATCGCAGTTATGCTGCATATGTTTGCAGAACTGTGAATAATTCGATATTTTACCAAATGTAGTACTCTCTGAGATTTGTTTGAATCCACTGATTTAAGGGATCAGGGCTATGTGGAATCGCAGAGATCGATTCAAATTCTTGCCATGGCTTTCAGTCATGACCGCTGGGCTCTTGAAGAAATGGTATTTCAAATTGTGCACTTCACCAATGTtatccactagggggcagtttAGGGCCATTTTTGggtcacattcatttaaaaaaaaaaatcaatgggtTCTGAATATTTAAAGACCATTTAGTGCAATTTCCATGGTCCACATATTCATTATCTGGTGAACTATTGGTTTCACAAAGCTGTGTCACAGACATGTCAAATTAAGTCGTGTTTGGGCGATAAAACTAATTATCCTCCTGACACCAGAGTTTACTGTGAAGATTTAAAGTCCAGTAAATTATTCACCCCAGTGTTCAGAGCATTGGATTGCTGTACGTCAGAGTGACAGAAAGCCAGTTTTTTCTAAAATTACCCCCTCAATTTGAATCTGTCCTCTAGCTACCCCACAGTCCTCACCGCAGATTTAACATCAGCATGATTTGTGGGCCCATTCGCAAGATCGATAACAGTATCGGGCGTACAGCCTGCTTAGGTATAAATTAAACAGGATCTCTGTTCAGGTCGTGAGCTCTTGTTCACATATTAGATAAGTATCAGGATTTCATCCGTTTCACACGGTGCTCTCTGTGACGGCCTCTTGTGTgtcgacctttgacctcaggTCGGAGACGAGATCATGCGGATCAACGGTTATTCCATTTCGTCCTGCATCCACGAGGAAGTGATCAGCCTCATCCGGACCAAGAAGACCGTGTCTCTGAAAGTCAGGCGTAAGTCGGCCACCAGGTGGCACTGCAGAGCCGCCGCTGCTGTTTTCACGGTGGTAATCGCATGCTGATGTCCTGTAGATGAGATGTTTTGTCTTCGGGCGTTGTGCGAGAACCGTTAATATACCTGTTTACGATGATGTGAATGTCATTTTAGCTCTTTTATTGACCAACTGTGACATAAAGTAGATAACAGACCACAGGGCCCATCCACACGCTGGACCTGTGCCTTAACTAATACTAAGTCATTTATTTAACGTTATTTTTAGCATGAGGGATTTCCTTATGcgaattatgtatttatgtgttcatgtattatgtgttttatattaaatgtattaattactATGCcttcatgcttttattttgatacaGATGTCGGAATGATTCCAGCAAAGAGGTAAAGTGCAGAAgccttttgtgtgtttgaggaaAATGGCGGCTCTTCAGCCTCATTCTTGCTGCCACAGTGCAGAATGACAGTGGGCGGAGCTCTGAATGATTGACagacacagtgaaacacaggGTGACTCATATGGCCCTTTTCCATTAAATTTCGTACCGTTTCGACCTCAGTGCATTAGCCAAAGTCCTTTCGCATGTCTGAGAAATCTCCAGATACTGACATAACCACTTCATAATGGATTAACTTATGCAATACTGCTGCCAACAATAATGGATGAACTTGTACGCACCGTGTAAAAAAGATTTCACGCTCATTTGAGCAAATCTGTGACCCTCACTGAGCAGGCTTATCGTATTTGTTAGTGGCCCTGATTGACAGCTTGTGTCGCTACGGTTGACGGGCTGATGTAACGGTTGACAGATATCAGTGTGTGCTGGCTACAGGGCTTTGACCTGGCAGGTTTACGCATGTCAGATTAGGAGGAAAAGCACTTAGCTGAGACAGAGTCATTCTGTAGAGGTGTAGGGCCTGTTCTGTAGAGGTGTAGGGCCTGTTCTGTAGAGGTAGGGCCTGTTCTGTAGAGGTAGGGCCTGTTCTACAGAGGTAGGGCCTGTTCTGTAGAGGTGTAGGGCCTGTTCTGTAGAGGTAGGGCCTGTTCTGTAGAGGTTGGGCCTGTTCTGTAGAGGTGTAGGGCCTGTTCTGTAGAGGTAGGCCTGTTCTGTCGAGGTGTAGGGCTTGTTCTGTAGAGGTGTAGGGCCTGTTCTGTAGAGGTAGGGTCTGTTCTGTAGAGGTAGGGCCTGTTCTGTAGAGGTGTAGGGCCTGTTCTGTAGTGCTGTAGGGCCTGTTCTGTAGAGGTAGGGTCTGTTCTGTAGAGGTAGGGCCTGTTCTGTAGAGGTGTAGGGCCTGTTCTGTAGAGGTGTAGGGCCTGTTCTGTAGAGGTAGGGCCTGTTCTGTAGACGTAGGGCCTAATCGCTGATGAAGCTCATTGGGATGGGGCTCGGTTTGGACCTGCGGTGCTGGAAAAGCAAGGTGTTATTTGAAGTGATGTTGGCAGGAAAGGAAGTGGCTGCCTTCTTTCTGGACCAATCAGAGAACAGCTTTCTTCTGTTCTGGCCAACCGTCTAACTGAGCTCTACACACTGGTGAGAGCTGAGCTGGATCACCCCACTATTTAGTGTAAGGATCTAAAGCAGTGAATGGTGCTATATAAatctgcttttttaaatcattgccTAAGATATGTTTCTGAGTGAAAGCACGCGTGTTCACAGTCATATGTCCTTTCCAGCTCCTCAGAAGATCCGCTCAAGTGGCAGTTTGTGGATCAGTTTGTATCTGAATCCGGGGTAATGTCATTacaacattaatataacataacatcatTACAATATTACTATGACTTCATCCATactccctgtctctcctctcGCTGTGGCttaatgtgtctgtgctgttgggGGATCTTGCAGGAGAAGAAGAGCAGTGTGGCTGGATTGGCCTCCATCACTGGGAAGGAGATCAAGGAGAAGAAGGTCTTCCTCAGTCTGGTGGGCACTAAAGGAATGGGCATCAGGTGAGTGTAGAACTGGTAACGGTGTGGGCATCAGGTGAGTGTGtagtacaggtaaaggtgtgggCATCAGGTAAATGTGTAGAGCAGGAAAAGGTGTGGAATCAGGTAAATGTGTAGAGCAGGAAAAGGTGTGGAATCAGGTAAATGTGTAGAACAGGTAAAGGTGTGGGCATCAGGTGAGTGTGtagtacaggtaaaggtgtgggCATCAGGTGAATGTGTAGAACAGGTAAAGGTGTGGGCATCAGGTAAATGTGTAGAACAGGTAAAGGTGTGGAATCAGGTAAATGTGTAGAACAGGTAAAGGTGTGGGCATCAGGTGCTGTAACAGTGCTGTAAACTGCCTCTAATAAAAGTGTCATTTCTCAGCATATCGAGTGGCCCGACTCAGAAACCTGGGATATACATCAGCAACGTGaaacctggctctctctctgctgaagtGGGGCTAGAGGTGAGCTAcaggacacagaacacagagacttATACCATGAGAtctacactgaacacagagactTATACCATGAGatttacactgaacacagagactTATACCATGAGatttacactgaacacagggaGACTTATACCGTGAGatttacactgaacacagagtcTTGTACCATGAGATTTACACTGCAGATAACTTACAGACCATCAAACATACACAAGACTTATACCATGagatttatattgtatttaagCTACAGTCTGACAAACACATTGAGATTTATGTAATgagattaatatttttttaaactacaggaCATTAAATACTTGGATATTTATATTGTGACTTCATAATGATTGTAATGATACGTACTGAATAATGACTGTAGTAACAaaacatctgtgtgtgcgcgtgtgtgtgtgcgtctgcgcgcatgtgtgtgtgtgtgtgtgtgtgtgtgtcaaaggTGGGTGATCAAATCGTGGAGGTGAACGGGGTGGATTTTACTGCCATGGATCATAAGGAGGTATGAAATATATACCTGCATGGAATATTACCCTTCTACAGCCACtggttaaaaatgaataaaatacagtcTTCACTGCCTCCTCTCCATCGTGTTAAAATCGCTGGAAACACTGACTCAAATTGCTGTGTCTTAAAGTACCTAATGAtggattgaaatgaaatgacgGGTTTGCTGGAAACAGTGACACCCGTTGTCATGTCTGACAGCCCCTAACGGTGGACTCTCTCTGAAATTATGGGCTTTCTGTGACTTTTCTTGGACCTGTTTCCTAGGCCGTCCGCGTCCTGAAGAGCAGCCGGAGTTTGACCATCACCGTGCTGACGGGAGCGGTGAGTACACAGGACTGCTAATCTCACCGGCGCTGTGTATCTATCCCCCTGCTGTGTATCTATCCCCACGCTGTGTATCTATCCCCGTGCTGCGTATTTATCCCCATACTGTGTATCTGTCACCGTGCTGAGTATCTATCCCCGTGCTGTGTATCTATCCCTGTGCTGTGTATCTATCCCTGTGCTGTGTATCTATCCCTGTGCTGTGTATCTATCCCTGTGCTGCGTATCTATCCCCGTGCTGCGTATCTATCCCCGTGCTGTGTATCTATCCCCGTGCTGAGTATCTATCCCCGTGCTGAGTATCTATCACCGTGCTGTGTATCTATCCCTGTGCTGTGTATCTATCCCTGTGCTGTGTATCTATCCCTGTGCTGCGTATCTATCCCCGTGCTGCGTATCTATCCCCGTGCTGTGTATCTATCCCCGTGCTGAGTATCTATCCCCGTGCTGAGTATCTATCACCGTGCTGTGTATCTATCCCCGTGCTGAGTATCTATCCCCGTGATATGTATCTATCCCCGTGCTGTGTATCTATCCCCGTGCTGAGTATCTATCCCTGTGCTGTGTATCTATCCCCGCGCTGTGTATCTATCCTCGTGCTGAGTACCTATCCCCGTGCTGAGTACCTATCCCCGTGCTGTGTATCTATCCCCGTGCTGAGTATCTATCCCCGTGCTGTGTATCTATCCCCACGCTGTGTATCTATCCCCATGCTGTGTATCTATCCCCGTGCTGTGTATCTATCCTCGTGCTGAGTACCTATCCCCGTGCTGTGTATCTATCCCCACGCTGTGTATCTATCCCCGTGCTGTGTATCTATCCCCACGCTGTGTATCTATCCCCATACTGTGTATCTATCCCCCTGCTCTGTATCTATCCCCCCTCAAACACCCCTTCAGTTACGCTTATCTGAAGTTTCACTGCTGTAGTGATGAATGCTTCCCCAAGGGATGTCTAATCACCAGCACAGCCTCCTCTGCCAAACCTTTCTCAATTCACTGGCTGTTTCCCAGGTGACACAGGATTTAATTGAGAGaagatttacattacattacattacattaatttagcagacgcttttatccaaagcgacgtacaaaaagtgcatttataaTCCGTTTTTCACTGGTTATGACTGTTTTACAAAACGAGCGGCGTCGCTCCAAGACAGGCCAAGTTTTGAAAACTGGGTGAATAATGGATAATGGTGGACTGAATTTATCTAGAGCCTTTCGTCTCAGGATGTCAAGGTACATCATAGTGAAGGGGGAAAGCATACCTCAGCCAATACCAATGTGTAGCCCCTCCTgggggccattttgtgccagaatgctcCCCAAATATAAGCTGAGTTGGAAAGGGAGGGAGTTATTAAACCAGATGAACAGGAGAGTGATGAGGCAGGCTGAGAGGTTCAGATTTGGATGTTTCTTTCAGGACACCAGAGAAACTGCTATTCTTTGAGATAATTGTTGTGGGTTTATTTTAGAGTCACGGTGAGTCAGGCATTTAGAGTTTCATCTGAATGATGGCACATCCTTCTGTACAGTGTCCCTATCAgtacaataaatgcatatttttttagggaaaacatttttgttttttaaatgacctctaacatattattttgcatttgtattattgtattcatgatatttacctcattttccatcaattttgaatggattttctgatgttttcaaaggaaccaatggcttcaattagggtttagggctcaaactagggttagggttaggaaaacggtaagtctgagggttgaggcaagtttacggttgtgttcagcagcttgaagaaaggttagaacatgatttgttaatgattttgaatgaaccaaaatatttctctagtagcatgtgtacctatgaccatacaaaatgtgtaataaatgcatatttttttatggaaaacattttttttttaaaataacctccaacatattattttgcattcattttattgtattaattatatttaccTAATTtcccatccattttaaatgcgATAGTAAAGAAGCTAATGCTAGTGTGTTAGTAAAGAAGCTAATGCTAGTGCGATAGTAAAGAAGCTAATGCTAGTGCAGGTGAGTGGTTGTCAGGATTGGTGAGCGGGTGCTGGGGCGTGGCGTGGGGGCAGTCTGACTCCTCTATCTGGGCCCCCCCCAGGGCAGGGAGCTGTTCATGACGGACGAGGAGCGCCTGGCCGTGGAGGCGAGGCGGGAGCTGGACAGGCAGGAGCTGATGCACCAGAAGAGGGTGGCACTGGAGACCAACAAGATCCACAAAGAGCAGCAGGAGTTGGAGCGACAGTGagtgtcccagcatgcaccactgcacgagagggagggaggtagaggggggagagggagagacagagtgtgtgtgtgtgtgtgtcagagagagagagtgtgtgtgtgtgtatgtttgggagagagtgaaagaaatgaCAGACAATTGAGAGGGTAAGAGGGAGTCCGAGATACTTGACTTTGAGGTAACAaatatctttgaaaataattaaatagagATTGAAATGAAAGACAAGAAGGTTACCTTTATCTGTCGACACTCTGCACAGCATATCGAGGAACAGAccggcagacagacagacacacagtaatGACATGATTGTTgaagatggacagacagacaggcacagacagagagacagacagactggcacagtccgacagacagacagacagacggacaggcagTAATGACATGATTGCTGAACACATCCTTTGGTACTATATTCCTTGTATTGCGTAGAAATCTTAGGAAGATCTGTTGCGTTTTGGTCTGAAAGCGGATGAGCAGAAGACGATGGTGTCCATGGCGACCTTCTGAAATGTAAATTCATCCGGGACAGGCTTTGTTGATGCTCGTCACGCAAGAGGCCCGGTCGCCAAGTCTGGCTTTGTTACCGGAGCTGGATTACAGGAGCAAACATTTTAAGAGCTTTCTAGGGACTGTTGAGTAAAGCTCGAGGCCATTATGGCAAAGGACATTCATCCTTAATGGCCTTAGATGACACACTGCAGCATatgctgtttgtatttattgacCTTCAGTTTGCTGGTTTTCCAATAAAATCCCGTCGTACAGTCGCGTCCAAGGCCCTGCTCGCTGCCGTCAGCCATCTGCTGGGAGAGTCTGTCACTGAGTTTCCTGCCCAGCATCATATTAAAACCTCCTCTGGAGACCTGTctggaaaaaaagtattaaaaaatgattttttgacataatacgcGTGTCTTGGACGAAAACACgtccaaaaatattattttacctttattctAGATGTCACTTGTAGtgcaggtttcagcatagtggCATATATGTTTCTTGAGAGTAAGACCAGAAACTCATATCCCCTACAGtggacaaaaaatgaattgatggGTTTTAGGTGGTTATGTGAGTGGAAATCTGTGattggagtgagtgagtgagtaagtgagaaagaaagagagagagagctgcatgCAGTATCTCTGAGTAACGTACAGATCGCAGTCAGACCTGCTGATGGCTGTTTGACTGTCCTCGCGCTACCCGCTAACCGCGCGAACCCGCTAACTGCGCTAACTGAAGCGaacgtttctctctctcgcgcgcgcgcacgcaggAGGAAGATGGAGATTTCTCAGAAgacggtggaggaggaggagcggtaccggagggagatggagaagtACGTTGCGTTTCCGCCGAGCCCGTTCTCCCGGTCGTTTCTATCGGCCTTCTGAAAGCTGGTGCGTTAGCGCGGGTCACGCACCTGCTTCgtctgcagaaagaaaaaagcagtgCGCAAGCAGGTGTGCTTCCTTGAATCTTTTTCGGACTTTAAAATAAGAAGTGATAGGTAGAGTCACAGGGGTATGGAGAAGATCTCAATTCATCCTTACCTTACTGTATTCACCTGTGAGAGAGCTAGCCCAATGCTATGGCCGTACCCAATCGTATTCACATAGAGCTAACCCAACACTACAACCTTGCCGTACTGTATTCACACAGAGCTAGCCCAATGCTACATCCATAGCTTACCATAGCAGTGTGTCTGAAcagttcctgtgtttgtgtgatgtaGTGACTGCATTGTGTCTGATtggttcctgtgtttgtgtgacgtAATGATGTGATGTTTGTAGGATCGAGGCTGCGGAGCGGAAACACAATCGGGAGTGGGAGGAGGACTGGGGGGCCAGGGAATCGCCcaggagcccctcccccatgccAGCTCCTTCCAAAGCAGAGAGCCCACCCCCTTCGCCCCCGAAATCCAAGAGCTCAGGTAACAGAGacccccccaacacctccaAAATCCCAGAGCTCAGGGAACAGAGTTCCCCCTTCACCCCCAAAATTCAAGAGCTCAGGGAACAGAGTTCCCCCTTTACCCCCAAAATCCAAGAGCTCAGGGAACAGAGTTCCCCCTTTACCCCCAAAATCCAAGAGCTCAGGGAACAGAGTTCCCCCTTCACCCCCAAAATCCCAGAGCTCAGGGAACAGAGTTCCCCCTTTACCCCCAAAATCCAAGAGCTCAGGGAACAGAGTTCCCCTTCACCCCAAAATCCAAGAGCTCAGGGACAGAGTTCCCCCTTTACCCCCAAAATCCCAGAGCTCAGGGAACAGAGTTCCCCCTTTACCCCTAAATCCAAGAGCTCAGGGAACAGAGTTCCCCCTTTACCCCCTAAATCCAAGAGCTCAGGGAACAGAGTTCCCCCTTCACCCCCTAAATTCAAGAGCTCAGGGAACAGAGTTCTCCCTTCACCCCCTAAATTCAAGAGCTCAGGGAACAGTGTTCTCCCTTCACCCCCAAAATTCAAGAGCTCAGGGAACAGAGTTCCCCCTTTACCCCCAAAATCCAAGTGCTCAGGGAACAGAGTTCCCCCTTTACCCCCAAAATCCAAGAGCTCAGGGAACAGAGTTCCCCCTTTACCCCCAAAATTCAAGAGCTCAAGTAACACAGAAACCCCAGAAAACCAAAATATTAGGGTACGGCTGGcagcctgtgtttgtgcaggatCTTTATAATGCTTTCTGTGTCAGTCAGACCATGTGAGCCCCTAACACGTCATCTCTGTTTAACACCAAGGCCTGGACAGCATCTCTCCTTCTGTACTGATTCAGAACTAAGCGCAGTTGTTTTCGAGCGTTTCTTCGAGTGCTTTTGCAAGTGTTTATTTCAGAAGCACAGTTTCCTGAGTCCAGCTGTTACaatttgtgtctgtgagcggaaatttaaaaaaaactgttgcaaAACCACTTcaaaggagaagaaaagagTCACGGGGCAGCCTTGGCTGAATGCAGGCCTGTACGGCTGCCCTGGGGTCTGGTCCTTCATGGTTATGTTGTGCTTCCTTGGAAGAGGCCCTTTAGGGGAAGACTTCTCTccatggtctcacggcatggcTGACGGTGTCTGTTCATCTCCTTTCTGTGTCCTCTccgtgtgctgtatgtgtgctctccgtgtgctgtgtgtgtgctctgcgtgTGCTCtgcgtgtgctgtgcgtgtgctcTGCGTGTGCTCTGCGTGTGCTCTGCGTGTGCTCTGCGTGTGCTCTGCgtgtgctctctgtgctgttcgCGTGGCATGTCACGTCTTCTACAGACAACGCAGGGCCCGCCTGGCAGTCAGGGAttaatgaggaagaggaagatgaagatgaagatgatgaagatgatgaaggGAAAGGGAAAGTGAGTGAGTCCGCTCTGCCCGGAGCGGCAGGGCCCAGGTTTAGCTTTATTCTGACAACCGAAGACTCTTCCCACCTCTTATTTCCATCAATCCATCAGTCGCCAGAACAtcagaacataagaatacacactgatgaaaacaggccattcagctcatctagaacataaaaacataagaatACACAGTGATGAGCACCAGCCGTTCAGCCCATCGAGGCCCATTATTTACTTACAGACTAAAGAGTGTCCAGCAGTGTGTCGAGGCTGGTCTTCAACACTGCAAACGTCTctacctctactacatgacACTGCAAACgtctctgcctctactacatgacacTGCAAACgtctctgcctctactacatgacacTGCAAACGTCTctacctctactacatgacACTGCAAACGTCTctacctctactacatgacACTGCAAACGTCTctacctctactacatgacACTGCAAa
Above is a genomic segment from Anguilla rostrata isolate EN2019 chromosome 16, ASM1855537v3, whole genome shotgun sequence containing:
- the ush1c gene encoding harmonin isoform X1, whose protein sequence is MERKVAREFRHKVELLIDNEAEKDYLYDVLRMYHQSMDLPVLVGDLKLVINDPPRLPLFDAIRPLIPLKHQVEYDQLTPKRSRKLKEVRLDRTHPEGLGLSVRGGLEFGCGLFISQIVKDGQAANVGLQVGDEIMRINGYSISSCIHEEVISLIRTKKTVSLKVRHVGMIPAKSSSEDPLKWQFVDQFVSESGEKKSSVAGLASITGKEIKEKKVFLSLVGTKGMGISISSGPTQKPGIYISNVKPGSLSAEVGLEVGDQIVEVNGVDFTAMDHKEAVRVLKSSRSLTITVLTGAGRELFMTDEERLAVEARRELDRQELMHQKRVALETNKIHKEQQELERQRKMEISQKTVEEEERYRREMEKIEAAERKHNREWEEDWGARESPRSPSPMPAPSKAESPPPSPPKSKSSAFGWFYRYEGKLPTLRKKGKGKKQKKKLSKTDTLQEQRKNKKEMEFELKLAREKEEMHEREKQLKINRLVQEGFQKYVEDFDPYSMFTPEQIAGRDVRLLRIKKDGQLDLAVEGGIDSPLGKLVVSAIYEGGSADKHGGIVQGDEVMAVNGKILTDSTLAEGQSSLVRAWNSGGDWIDLVIAVSPPKEYEDEVTFF
- the ush1c gene encoding harmonin isoform X2 gives rise to the protein MERKVAREFRHKVELLIDNEAEKDYLYDVLRMYHQSMDLPVLVGDLKLVINDPPRLPLFDAIRPLIPLKHQVEYDQLTPKRSRKLKEVRLDRTHPEGLGLSVRGGLEFGCGLFISQIVKDGQAANVGLQVGDEIMRINGYSISSCIHEEVISLIRTKKTVSLKVRHVGMIPAKSSSEDPLKWQFVDQFVSESGEKKSSVAGLASITGKEIKEKKVFLSLVGTKGMGISISSGPTQKPGIYISNVKPGSLSAEVGLEVGDQIVEVNGVDFTAMDHKEAVRVLKSSRSLTITVLTGAGRELFMTDEERLAVEARRELDRQELMHQKRVALETNKIHKEQQELERQRKMEISQKTVEEEERYRREMEKIEAAERKHNREWEEDWGARESPRSPSPMPAPSKAESPPPSPPKSKSSDNAGPAWQSGINEEEEDEDEDDEDDEGKGKGFQKYVEDFDPYSMFTPEQIAGRDVRLLRIKKDGQLDLAVEGGIDSPLGKLVVSAIYEGGSADKHGGIVQGDEVMAVNGKILTDSTLAEGQSSLVRAWNSGGDWIDLVIAVSPPKEYEDEVPKSPSVSPPANRRVFEGSASVYRQGYLLQL